Genomic DNA from Vespula vulgaris chromosome 5, iyVesVulg1.1, whole genome shotgun sequence:
GGCCCATTTTGTCTAAGCTTcgatgatgaaagaaaaagactcaTATGACAAtagaagattataaaattgtgGTTCTTCATGTAGTTTGAATAACGTATTTTCGATGGATTTGCACGATGAAGAAAATACTACGTCCATATTTTGAATGcgttaaaatatgtattatcgaACAAGAAAATTGAGAAGAAATGATACGTGCgagtaaattttcaaaattaaaccTATCTCATAACTATTAAACTCATAAATATGTAGCTTTCATTGTCGGCAGAATTTACATCACTGCCactaaaaaaattcttttttagcaCATACGAGACTGCGGAGTGCAATgtcgttataattattataattatagacGAGTTTTACGTATGACAttaggggaaaaaaatattcttgaatATTCATCGGAGTAATTCAACatattttcatcttcatctGTACATTATAATTGTATTGTTGTCTTTGTTGAGCAATTCGACAaatgatttatgaaaaaaaatatatatataaaatgtatattatcacattattattttctatgattTAAGATATAGTAATAAATCAATCACATAACGCAATATTTGCTCGATATTCCATACATAATAaacgtgtttcttttctttcctcttttttcgaCTCGATTCTTTGACTGTGTatttattgtgtgtgtgtatacgaatctgtttttctttgtgtacatgtatgtgttatctttttcttttttcttttttagacgtattcttttttataaccattatatcgttattatttttatgatttcacAAAAATCCAGACTAAACACGAACTATGTTTTTTAAATGAGTTTGTATCTCGTAGGCGTTCATTTAATCGCTGGAATCTTTTCTTGTCTGGAACATATCTATTAATGAACCGATTCACATAAAGACGTCTTACTTCTATTAACATTCGGCGAGTCCGTATATCAAATGCATATCTGCCATTTTACAGTATAATAGTTTGAATAATTCATTACCACAGTATCAACTACTTATTGTCAAATTGATGCTACAAGAACAAAGCGATATAAGCCCTAAAACACGTCTGACAAACAGCATAGCACAGTTTTGCTGTATCGACTGCTTTCAGCGAGAGTACAACCAGTAATAATCTTAGTAAACagatcgaaaaataatatatatatacaaacagaTCAACTTGGAAACAAGAACAAATAAGCGACATGTTTATATAAACTCTTCACACTGTTTAGTATCCTTTGACTTATCCACCAATGAAATGGAACCCACGtattacgaaaaatataattacaaaactgaatgtttatttattttatttatatcaaatcatgtattaaatcatatataccaaaataatataaagacatatttaaaacatatatattatttagataaCTTAATAGCGTtactgttttataaaaattattttttatataagtaattaatgatcaattttttgcagagtgtgtgtatgtgtgtgtgtgtgtgtacgtgatgtatgtgtgtatgtataccgCTACGCCATCGTATGATGCGAAGCATGCGTCAAATGCTTGGTAAAAAAACGCGGGTTTTTGatacgtattattataaacatattatattattttgttatattttatcaattttatttttgtttaaataattattctatgcAAAAGTGTGAAATGATTTCCAATTGTCAATCATTCACCGATCTAAATCTTAATTCGTGGATCATTAGTCAATGCAATTCTATgggtaaaaataattactttttgttttctatttatatacatatatacatattataaatttttatcataaataaaagCAGTATTATGTACGTGAAGAACAAATACTTAATTTGATTTGTATACGATCTTTTGTTTATCTAAATTATACCTAACCTTTTTACGCCAAagaataattgttaattttatatctttacatTTGTAGGATTAAAGAAACCAACGCCAATTCAGCAACAATGTATTCCGCGTATACTTGCTGGCGATAATTGTATAGGATGTGCTAAGACAGGAAGTGGTAAAACACTTGCTTTTGCACTTcctatattacaaaaattatgtgAAGATCCTTATGGCATTTTTGCTCTCATATTAACACCTACAAGAGAACTTGCATTTCAAGTAtgtgttttataaaatacttttaaaaaacCTTTTATTCATATAGGATTACAATCTATAATATTTGCTATTCACAGATAGCTGATCAGTTTGCTGCTATTGGAAAATCaatcaatttgaaaaaatgtgTAATTGTCGGAGGAATGGATATGATGGTACAAGGTTTAGAATTAGCAAAAAAGCCACATGTAGTAGTAGCAACTCCTGGACGATTAGCGGATCATATAGAAAGTTGTAATACATTTTCCTTGGAAAAAATTAAGTTCTTAGTATTGGATGAAGCTGACAGGTTACTAGGTGGATCTTTTGATGAACAACTAAAAATTATACTTCCAACTTTATCTAAACAAAAACAAGTTTTGTTATTTAGTGCTACAATAACGGATGCTCTTGATAAAGCAAAACATCTTGCCCCTGGGAAAGTATGgcaattatatttgtatctattatgatgtctatatatatatatatatcatttattactactatttaAGGTATTCATGTGGGAAGCAAAAGATGAATCTGGTATTGCTACAGTGAAAGAACTTGATCAACGTTATGTTTTATGCCCCAAAGATGCTAttgattcttttcttgtaGAAGTTGTAAGAACATTTCGCATAACAAATGAGACTGGATCCATTATGATATTTACAGATACTTGCAAGTAAGAGATAtctgtagatatatatttctttcagaagtgtttttgaaatatgttattttttgcAGGAATTGTCAATTGTTATCTATGACATTGAATGAAGTAGGATTTATAAATGTTGCACTCCATGCAAtgataaaacagaaagaacGTTTAGCAGCtcttaataaatttaagtcaaatcatataaaaattttgatagcAACTGATGTCGCGGCAAGAGGTTTAGATATAACTGGCGTAGAATTAGTAATTAATCATACGATACCAAACGTACCAAAAGAGTATATTCATAGAGTTGGTAGAACAGCAAGAGCAGGTAAAGGTGGTATGGCAATCAGTTTGATAACAccatatgatataaaattattacatgcGATTGAGGATATTATTGgaacaaaattaattgaatacaAGATAGATGGTAAGACACTTTCCAATACTAAATTCTGTGTGatgaaaaaatctatttttcttatatataacaaaaattgatcCTTTGTAGACGAAGAAGTTGTCACAATCTTAACCCAGGTATCCGTGGCAAAAAGAGAAgcagaaataaaattagatgAAGCTGACTTTtatgagaagaaaataattaataagagaaaaaagttacTCTTGGAAGGGAAAGACCCGGAcgaaattgatttaattttacaagaaCATAAAAAACGTCGAAaactccaaaaaaaaaaaaaagaaatatcgcaTAATGAAAACAGATAATACAGATTGAATTATACATTtctaataatgtaaataaatgtatctTTATGAAGTATACATTTGTATTTGAAACAACTTGTATTACAAAAAAGGTACAAAATCATTCGCAAttacgaatttaataaaatttacatatattttaatatattttttgcaaaaatatgttacaaagatttcaatttaaaatagTCACGAATACGTTCagtcttaaaaatatatttcaaaaatacttattattttaatgtatcCTTTCGCCTTAAGTAATTACGATCGTTTTACTTTCTGTAGATGATACACAGTATATTCCATTAATGagattatatatacgatttatttttaaaaagtaaaaatttttctatattaaattgATTGTATATAAAACTGATCTTTTTAATGTGACATTGCacatataatattagtaaattacatatatagatactaaataacaatgaatggtgtacatataccacatagacatagatgaatataaagatgttaataatatttatattcaatcatctattttaatttagCCTTGAGCtgtaattttatctttattcttgATTAAGTTTAACATCCCTAAAAATGCATGAAGTTCTGCTACATATTCTTTcggatattttcgataatgtcCTACATGTGGTGATCCATCAAATATTTTGACATAAGTctgcaattaaataaattgaaattgattggaagaaatatttgtattgtTACAAAAATATCCATATCAATGTTTGTCTTTACCTTTATACCTAAAGATTCCCATGAATCCCTTACTCTCATGTTACTACTTACTGGTCCCACAGGATCTACATTACTTATTAGAAAAAGTGCTGGACTGCGTATTAAATTTGTATGAAACATCTGACTAGAACGAAGATAATACTGTGTAGATTGCTTGTAAAATGCTTTCATATGATAgctaaaaattcaaaaaagttATTAGTTTGGAAATTAATCTActgcattatttttatattacttatagtACATGTTTTTTGTAgcttacattaaatatttttttataatagattgCAACAAAGGGTTATTAGGAAATATAGCACGTGGTGTGCCTATAACCAATTCGGTAATATCTGCAGCACTGTCCCATACATGACCaataattctatcaataacattattatatttttcacgatCGCTATGTACATGAGTTAAAACTTCACCCCATATATAACCAGCCACAGAAAATCCATGCAACATAATTTGTTGATAATCTTGATTCTCTTGTAAGAATGTCAACAAATCTGCTGCAATTATCtacaaataaaacatatttgatataattattaagtgtcatataatttatatattatttaatttcatatatattaacacattatatttttatctcttgatTCTAAATGATCTGATATAAGATTGTTTAAAACTCACTCTGGATCCTTTTTCAGGCCACATAAGCTGCCATGGAGTGATAGTTACTAATGTAACATCAAATCCTTGTTGTAAATACAAATCAGCAAATTTCATAAAGTGTTTCTCTTTAGCTAAAAGCCAACAAATTAAAACTAGCAAAGGTCGTTTTTCTGATGAATTAGAAGTTTGCACTGTGTATTTTGATACTCTAATATCATTATCATGGGAGATAAACTTTATATTCTTAGTAATCTCACAAGTTGACAACAATCTGGGAGCTATTAGCATAATAGCctattaataaaaacgtattaaaataattacttctagtgattatttcaaacatataacatttagataaattatgaaacaaaaattattaccatATTTTgtctatttattaattgtttggATTGTAGACGA
This window encodes:
- the LOC127063889 gene encoding probable ATP-dependent RNA helicase DDX49; the encoded protein is MQKCEMISNCQSFTDLNLNSWIISQCNSMGLKKPTPIQQQCIPRILAGDNCIGCAKTGSGKTLAFALPILQKLCEDPYGIFALILTPTRELAFQIADQFAAIGKSINLKKCVIVGGMDMMVQGLELAKKPHVVVATPGRLADHIESCNTFSLEKIKFLVLDEADRLLGGSFDEQLKIILPTLSKQKQVLLFSATITDALDKAKHLAPGKVFMWEAKDESGIATVKELDQRYVLCPKDAIDSFLVEVVRTFRITNETGSIMIFTDTCKNCQLLSMTLNEVGFINVALHAMIKQKERLAALNKFKSNHIKILIATDVAARGLDITGVELVINHTIPNVPKEYIHRVGRTARAGKGGMAISLITPYDIKLLHAIEDIIGTKLIEYKIDDEEVVTILTQVSVAKREAEIKLDEADFYEKKIINKRKKLLLEGKDPDEIDLILQEHKKRRKLQKKKKEISHNENR
- the LOC127063892 gene encoding transmembrane protein 53-B; amino-acid sequence: MIHGRIMSSFLWKRFNYRLQSKQLINRQNMAIMLIAPRLLSTCEITKNIKFISHDNDIRVSKYTVQTSNSSEKRPLLVLICWLLAKEKHFMKFADLYLQQGFDVTLVTITPWQLMWPEKGSRIIAADLLTFLQENQDYQQIMLHGFSVAGYIWGEVLTHVHSDREKYNNVIDRIIGHVWDSAADITELVIGTPRAIFPNNPLLQSIIKKYLIYHMKAFYKQSTQYYLRSSQMFHTNLIRSPALFLISNVDPVGPVSSNMRVRDSWESLGIKTYVKIFDGSPHVGHYRKYPKEYVAELHAFLGMLNLIKNKDKITAQG